A stretch of the Musa acuminata AAA Group cultivar baxijiao chromosome BXJ2-7, Cavendish_Baxijiao_AAA, whole genome shotgun sequence genome encodes the following:
- the LOC135583127 gene encoding probable inactive receptor kinase At1g48480 has product MASPLLLRLVAGALLLLASLPGGAPDLASDAAALLAFRTAVGRYALTTWNSSAPGAPCSWLGVSCESGRVNVLRLPGAGLIGQIPAAVGNLTALRTLSLRFNVLSGPLPSELAGLAELRNLYLQGNRLSGEIPAFLSSLKNLVRLNLAGNQFTGGIPLGLNNLSRLGTLYLENNRLTGEIPALDLANLVQFNVSYNQLNGSIPAKLRSQPATAFLATGLCGGPLGLCPGEIAPSPSPEGSGSVNPTGGAESNHKKKKLSGGAIAGIAIGAAAFLLIALVVLILLCRGRKAQSSAVGGKQMEMGAAAEQRDNGLGAGGTNVNGGSAVPAAAAGKSVATAAASAGAKKLVFFGGGPRAFDLEDLLRASAEVLGKGTFGTAYKAVLETGVTVAVKRLKDVNLEEREFKEKIETIGAMDHPNLVPLVAYYFNKDEKLLVYDYMPMGSLSALLHGNRGSGRTPLNWETRTGIALAAAQGIQYIHSTGPSASHGNIKSSNILLTKSYDARVSDHGLALLAGATSAPTRVAGYRAPEVTDPRKVSQKADVYSFGVLLLELLTGKAPAQALLNEEGIDLPRWVQSVVKEEWTAEVFDVELLRYQNVEEDMVQLLQLAIDCVAQYPDKRPSMPEVVVRIDEISRSSPASSYRDQQSTPRSVGDDQSSKQNDSTAGSNPPGADL; this is encoded by the exons ATGGCTTCGCCGCTATTGCTCCGCCTCGTCGCCGGAGCACTCTTGCTGCTGGCCTCCCTCCCCGGCGGGGCCCCAGATCTGGCGTCCGACGCCGCGGCGCTCCTCGCATTCCGCACTGCCGTCGGCCGGTACGCGCTGACCACGTGGAACTCCTCCGCTCCCGGGGCGCCCTGCTCCTGGCTGGGGGTCTCGTGCGAGTCCGGCCGAGTCAACGTGCTCCGCCTCCCCGGGGCCGGCCTCATTGGACAGATCCCTGCCGCCGTCGGTAACCTCACCGCCTTACGGACCCTCAGCCTCCGCTTCAACGTCCTCTCCGGTCCTCTCCCCTCGGAGCTCGCCGGCCTTGCCGAGCTCCGCAACCTCTACCTCCAGGGAAACCGCCTCTCCGGCGAGATCCCGGCCTTCCTCTCCTCGTTGAAGAACCTCGTCCGCCTAAATCTTGCCGGCAACCAGTTCACTGGCGGGATCCCTCTGGGGCTCAACAACCTCTCTCGGCTTGGTACGCTTTACCTCGAGAACAATCGGCTCACCGGCGAGATTCCGGCCCTCGACCTCGCCAACCTGGTCCAGTTCAACGTGTCCTACAACCAGCTCAACGGATCCATACCGGCCAAGCTCCGCTCGCAGCCGGCAACGGCGTTCCTGGCCACGGGTCTCTGCGGCGGTCCCCTCGGGCTGTGCCCCGGCGAGATCGCGCCGTCTCCATCGCCGGAGGGTTCCGGCTCCGTGAATCCCACTGGAGGGGCTGAGAGCAACCACAAGAAGAAGAAACTCTCCGGCGGGGCGATCGCCGGGATCGCGATCGGCGCCGCAGCCTTCTTGCTGATCGCGCTCGTCGTGCTGATCCTTCTCTGCCGCGGGAGGAAGGCGCAGTCGTCGGCCGTGGGCGGGAAGCAGATGGAGATGGGGGCGGCAGCAGAGCAGAGGGACAACGGTCTAGGCGCAGGTGGAACGAACGTGAACGGTGGGTCGGCGGTTCCGGCGGCGGCCGCCGGCAAGTCCGTGGCGACCGCCGCTGCCTCTGCGGGGGCCAAGAAGCTGGTGTTCTTCGGGGGAGGGCCGAGGGCGTTCGACCTGGAGGACCTGCTGCGGGCGTCGGCGGAGGTGCTGGGGAAGGGCACGTTCGGGACGGCGTACAAGGCGGTGCTCGAGACGGGGGTGACGGTGGCGGTGAAGCGGCTCAAGGACGTGAACTTGGAGGAGAGGGAGTTCAAGGAGAAGATCGAGACCATCGGCGCAATGGACCACCCCAACCTGGTGCCCCTCGTGGCCTACTACTTCAACAAGGATGAGAAGCTCCTGGTCTACGATTACATGCCAATGGGCAGCCTCTCCGCCCTCTTGCACG GTAACAGAGGATCCGGTCGAACACCTCTCAACTGGGAAACAAGAACGGGCATCGCGCTCGCAGCTGCGCAGGGTATCCAGTACATCCACTCCACGGGCCCTTCCGCCTCACACGGCAACATCAAGTCCTCCAACATCCTCCTCACCAAGTCGTACGATGCCCGTGTGTCCGATCACGGCCTTGCCCTTCTCGCGGGCGCAACGTCCGCCCCTACCCGCGTCGCAGGATACCGGGCTCCGGAGGTCACCGACCCCCGCAAGGTTTCCCAGAAGGCcgacgtgtacagcttcggcGTCCTCCTCCTCGAGCTGCTCACGGGCAAAGCCCCTGCGCAGGCCCTTCTGAACGAGGAAGGCATCGACCTCCCCCGATGGGTGCAGTCGGTCGTGAAGGAGGAATGGACCGCCGAGGTGTTCGACGTGGAGCTGCTGAGGTACCAGAACGTGGAGGAGGACATGGTGCAGCTCCTGCAGCTCGCCATCGACTGCGTGGCGCAGTATCCGGACAAGCGGCCCTCGATGCCCGAGGTGGTGGTCCGCATCGACGAGATCTCGAGGTCAAGCCCAGCTTCCTCCTACCGGGACCAGCAGAGCACGCCCCGGAGCGTCGGTGACGACCAGTCCTCCAAGCAGAACGACTCGACGGCCGGATCGAATCCTCCCGGTGCCGATCTCTGA